The Clostridium sporogenes genome contains a region encoding:
- a CDS encoding PAS domain-containing sensor histidine kinase, which translates to MNLDKIKIKNWSHDKKIYNSMLIVKFIILLFCVGAIYLKYTEKHKDNIYNNFYFDALNLAIIIICLISIYLIWMFISIKAFKLKKIKTIQVIENIISIISFTVIIIMSGSYKSSYKFLFLLVIITTTIQLGMEYGVITAIVSSSIVLAIDLILAPKAPVNVYFETDLILVGVFIMTAWPLGYYVNIQKEDLRQKEEKVNILTTELDQKEMQKTYMEQLLIKNENCYNLLIKNSKDAILVHRFDKIIFANERAKQMLGYKENYNFEDTDIKNLIPKGEYSIIKNKFQDLYCGNENIIKFQHGVNNNKEKKTIQNTSTYVIYNGMPTVLSILHDITSKIQVEKLEQDVKKNIELLNESREYNKLITEFLSNISHELKTPLNVIFTAVQLLGFYEKDVDYEKEDKYLKLIKQNCYRLMKLINNLLDTTKLDSGYLKLNLVNYNIVSLIEEITLSVTSYAESKEINIIFDTNVEEKIIAVDPDKIERIILNLLSNSIKFTNPGGNIFVNVKDSEEYVYIHVKDTGVGIPSDKLESIFERFFQIDKTLKKNKEGTGIGLHLVKSFVEMHKGEVTINSELGKGTEFIIKLPAIVCNKNIESKNIIYEANIERINMEFSDITQ; encoded by the coding sequence ATGAATTTAGATAAAATAAAAATTAAAAATTGGAGTCATGACAAAAAAATATATAATAGCATGTTGATAGTAAAATTTATTATATTGCTTTTTTGTGTAGGTGCTATTTATTTAAAATATACAGAAAAGCATAAAGATAATATTTATAACAATTTTTATTTTGATGCATTAAATTTAGCTATTATTATAATATGTTTAATTAGTATATATCTTATTTGGATGTTTATATCAATAAAAGCTTTTAAATTGAAAAAAATAAAAACAATTCAAGTCATAGAAAATATCATATCAATTATAAGTTTTACAGTCATAATAATAATGTCAGGAAGTTATAAAAGTTCTTATAAGTTTTTATTTTTATTAGTTATAATTACTACTACAATACAATTAGGAATGGAGTATGGAGTTATTACAGCAATTGTATCTTCCAGTATAGTATTAGCTATAGATTTAATACTGGCACCAAAGGCTCCTGTAAATGTATATTTTGAAACAGATTTAATTTTAGTAGGAGTTTTTATAATGACAGCTTGGCCTTTGGGATATTATGTGAATATTCAAAAAGAGGATTTAAGACAAAAAGAGGAAAAAGTAAATATATTAACTACAGAATTAGACCAGAAGGAAATGCAAAAAACATATATGGAGCAATTACTTATAAAAAATGAAAATTGTTATAATTTACTTATAAAAAATTCAAAGGATGCTATATTAGTACATAGATTTGATAAGATTATATTTGCAAATGAAAGAGCAAAGCAAATGTTAGGTTATAAAGAAAATTACAATTTTGAAGATACAGATATAAAAAATTTAATACCTAAGGGTGAGTATAGTATTATAAAAAATAAATTTCAAGATTTATATTGTGGTAATGAAAATATAATTAAATTTCAGCATGGTGTAAATAACAATAAAGAGAAGAAGACAATACAAAATACATCTACTTATGTTATATATAATGGAATGCCTACAGTTTTGAGTATACTACATGATATAACATCTAAAATACAAGTAGAAAAACTTGAACAAGATGTTAAAAAGAATATAGAATTATTAAATGAAAGTAGGGAATATAACAAATTAATTACGGAATTTTTATCTAATATATCCCATGAATTAAAAACACCATTAAATGTGATTTTTACAGCAGTACAATTATTGGGATTTTATGAAAAAGACGTTGACTATGAAAAGGAAGATAAATATTTAAAACTAATAAAACAAAATTGTTATAGACTTATGAAATTGATAAATAACTTATTGGATACAACTAAATTAGATTCAGGATATTTAAAATTAAATTTAGTTAATTATAATATAGTAAGCTTGATAGAAGAAATAACATTATCTGTAACATCCTACGCTGAAAGTAAGGAAATAAATATTATATTTGATACAAATGTGGAAGAGAAGATTATTGCTGTGGATCCAGATAAAATAGAAAGAATTATTTTGAATTTACTTTCAAATTCTATAAAATTTACTAACCCTGGAGGTAATATATTTGTAAATGTAAAAGATTCTGAGGAGTATGTATATATACATGTAAAAGATACAGGGGTTGGGATACCTTCTGATAAATTAGAATCTATATTTGAAAGATTTTTTCAGATAGATAAAACTTTAAAGAAAAATAAAGAGGGGACTGGTATAGGATTACACTTAGTTAAATCCTTTGTAGAGATGCATAAGGGGGAAGTTACTATAAATAGTGAACTAGGAAAAGGAACAGAATTTATAATAAAATTGCCTGCTATAGTTTGTAATAAGAATATAGAATCAAAGAATATAATTTATGAGGCTAATATAGAACGTATAAATATGGAATTTTCAGATATAACTCAATAA
- a CDS encoding GNAT family N-acetyltransferase codes for MGDNNVELRQEVFKSDASIIANWLEDTEITQYLNEKQNVSKSIKDIMYRINMPILTHLFNQNGSFFMVTTNEKEPVGFLRLVPKNSIAEMVIVIGDKDKWGKGLGTNAILEGLKHAFFQWRVDEVVAKINFKNQRSRRVFRKIGFTEDKELAKEMQYSMSIKEFLQLVA; via the coding sequence ATGGGAGATAATAATGTAGAGCTGAGACAAGAAGTCTTTAAATCAGATGCTTCAATAATTGCTAATTGGTTAGAAGATACTGAAATAACACAATATTTAAATGAAAAACAAAATGTAAGCAAAAGTATTAAAGATATAATGTATAGAATAAATATGCCTATTCTTACTCATTTATTTAATCAGAATGGTAGTTTTTTCATGGTAACAACTAATGAAAAGGAACCTGTAGGATTTTTAAGACTTGTTCCTAAGAATAGTATTGCAGAAATGGTTATAGTAATAGGAGATAAAGATAAATGGGGTAAAGGATTAGGGACTAATGCAATATTAGAAGGGTTAAAACATGCATTTTTTCAATGGAGAGTTGATGAAGTTGTTGCAAAAATTAATTTCAAAAATCAACGTTCAAGAAGGGTATTTAGAAAAATTGGATTTACAGAAGATAAGGAGTTAGCAAAAGAGATGCAATATTCTATGTCTATAAAGGAATTTTTACAATTAGTAGCATAA